The sequence GATGGCGGGCCGCCCCTACCCGGGACGCGACGGCAGCGACGACTCGACGTCCTTCCGCGTCGTCGCGGAGCACTCCCGTTCGATCGCGTTCCTCATCGCGGACGGCGTCATGCCCGCCCGCGACGGCCGCGGCTACGTCCTGCGCCGCCTGATGCGCCGCGCGATCCGGCACGCGCGCAGGCTCGGCATCGACGGTCCCGCGCTGCCCGCGCTGACCTCCAGCGTCGTCGGCACCCTCGGCGAAACCTGGCCTGAGCTCTCCCGTCGGTCCGAGCTCATCGAGCAGGTCGTCACGGCCGAAGAGGAGGCGTTCGAGCGGACGCTGCGCCAGGGCTCCCAGATCCTCGACACGGCGATCGGCCGCGCCACGACCGCCATCTCCGGGCGGACGGCGTTCGAACTGCACGATACCTACGGCTTCCCGATCGACCTGACCATCGACGCGGCGCGGTCGGCCGGCCTCACCGTCGACGAAGAAGCGTTCGCCGAGCTCCTCGAAGCGCAGCGCCGCCAGGCGCACCGCGCCGGCCAGGGCCGCAAGGGCAGCGCGGTCGCGCGGCAGGACCTCTACCGCCGCGTCGCCGCGGCGCACGGCCTCACCGACTTCGTCGGCTACTCCTCCGAAACAGCCGAAACACAGATCGGCGCCCTCCTCGGCTCAGACGGCGAGGTGCCCACGGCGACCGAGGGCGACGAACTGGAGGTGGTCCTGACCCGCAGCCCGTTCTACGCGGAGTCAGGCGGCCAGGTCGGCGACACGGGCACGATCCGCACGTCCGGCGCGACCCTCGACGTCCTCGACACCCGGCCGGGACTGGACGGCCTCCACGTCCACACGGTCCGCATCGTGGACGGCGAGGTCCGTCCCGGCGACGAGGCCGAAGCGACCGTGGACGCGGACCGCCGCGCGGCCACCGCCCGCTCGCACAGCGCCACCCACGTCCTGCACGCGATGCTGCGACGCACCCTCGGCGACCACGCGGCGCAGCGGGGCTCCCGCGTGGAACCCGGACGCCTGCGCTTCGACTTCGCGCACTTCTCCCCCGTCGACACGAATCTCGTCCAGACCCTCGTCAACGACTACCTCCTCGACGACCCCGAGGTGCGCGTCTGGGAAACGACCCGGACGGAGGCGGAGCGCGCGGGCGCGGTCGCGCTGTTCGGCGAGCGTTACGGCGACGAAGTCCGCATCGTGGACATCGGTGACGCCTCCCGCGAACTCTGCGGCGGCACCCACGTCGGCCATGGCTCGCAGGCGGGCCCCGTCCACATCGTCGGCGAGGCGTCCATCGGCACCGGCCTGCGCCGCATCGAGGCCCTCACCGGCGCCGACGCCCTCCGCCACCACGACCGCGCCACGTTGCTGCTGGAGGAGCTCGCGGCGCTGCTGAACGTCCGTCCCGACCAGGCCCCCGACCGTCTCCGGGAACGCCTGGAAACACTCGCGGAGACCCGGCGCAGCCTGGAGACGATGCACCGCGCCGAACTCGACCGGCACACCGACCGTCTCGCGTCCCTCGCCGAGCCCCTGCCCGGCGGCTGGCTGGTGGCGCACACCATCCCCGGCCTGACCGGCTCGGACCTGCGCACGATCGCGACCGGCGTCCTCACCCGCCGCGACCAGCGCGGCCTCGTCGTCCTCGGCACCGAGTCGGACGGCAAGGCGGTGCTCGTCGCGGCGGCCGGCGCGTCCACCGGCGTCCAGGCCCGCGACCTGCTGTCCGACGCGGCCCGCGAGGTCGGCGGCGGCGCGGGCGGCAGAGGCCCGGTGGCGAACGCCGGCGGCCGCCGCCCGGAGAACCTCCCCAAGGCGATCACCACCGCGGCGGCCAGGGCCCGCACCCTCCTGGCCGCAGACCAGGCGTAGCCCAGCAGGCGTCCGCACGAACCCCGTGCGGACGCCTGCCTTGGCTTCGCTGGTCCTGGAACCTTGCGACGACCACCACGACTGTGGGGCCTGCCGGTCGGGGGGGATGAAACACGGTCGGGCTGGCGGGATTCGAACCCACGACCCCTGGCACCCAAAGCCAGTGCGCTACCAAGCTGCGCTACAGCCCGCAAACCACCGCTGAACGCGATGACGCGAGAAGTGTAGTCCCGATCGCCCCCCGCCCGCTCCGCCCCGGCACGTCCACCCCGAGAACCCTGTACGCTACGGGATGGCGACCGAGGCCCGCCGGGCCCTCACACGCCTAGCGGGCGTAGCTCAATGGTAGAGCCCCAGTCTTCCAAACTGGCTACGCGGGTTCGATTCCCGTCGCCCGCTCTTCTATTTCCCCAGGTCAGAGCCCTATGTGGCGATCTTGACCGCCCTTCCGAAGATCATTTGTCACCCATTTGTCACTGGGATCTGGCACGCCTGAGCGGCCTTCTGGTTCAACTGCCGTGCTTCGTGATCACGGTCTGACCATCCCTGGCGTAGATCAGCACGGTGACGGATCTTGCGTCCTCAACACGGAAGGTCCGGCTCCCCTCGGGGAGCCGGACCTTCGTTCGGTGGACGGCTCGCTAGCTCGGCTCGATGCCGAGCAGTCGGCGGAGATCGACCGTCACGACGCGGTAGCTCGTGCCGATACGGATCACCTTGCAGGGGAACTGCCCTTGTTGGGCGAGTTGGTAGGCGCGGGTACGTCCGAGCCCGAGGGCGCGGGCGGCGGTCTCAACGCTGACCGTGGTGGGGAGAGCGAGAAGCTCGTCCTGGCTCATCTGCTTCATGCTCCCGCCCCCTTCCGGGAGCTGCCGAACCATCTCGTCCGGGGCCTTCCGTTCTCGGGCTGTCTCGCTCGTGGCTCTGCTCGCCGGCGCGGGGCGGTGGGGACGGCTTCGGCGGCGGCGTCGTAGGACGGGGGTGCGCCGGTCTCGAACGGCAGCCCGTTGCTGTGAACGTGGTTGATCGCCCTGCGCGCTTGGTCGATGGCTTCCCCGCATCCCGCGCCCAGATGACGGGCGTGAAGGACTGCGCGGCCGAAGGCGTCGAGTGCCTCGTCGAGAGGCGCGCCGTGGTCATGGGTGAGAAGTCCATCTGCATGCTGGCGCGCGAGAAAGCGTTCGAGTCGGAGGAGAAGAGTGTCGAGGCTGGAGGCGGCTGCGTGGACGGCGTCCAGCACTGCGTAGACGGTCGCCGGTCCGGCAAGGCCGCCCGTCTGACCGATGGCCCGGTTCAGCGACCGTACGGCGCTCTCCAGCTCCAGGGCGGACTGCTCGGTCTCGTGGTCGGTTTGGGGGTTACGGCCGACCTGAGTGTGGTCGTCTGTCAAGGGTGCACTCCTGAAGGCGCAGACCCTCCGCGGGAGGGCCATAGCTGATCGTGGACATGGCCCGTCCTTTCTCTCGGGGAGCGACAGGCAGACGCCTTGCCGCTCCATGACTTTGTTTCCGCTCCGTCATTGTGCACGTACCGTGTTCGTGACTCCATCACTGCGAACGCATCGGCGAGTCTCGACTTCCCCTGGTCAGCGCCCGGGCGCGCCCTTTCGAGGCGAAGATCGCTGGGACGGATGGGGTGCCGGCGCGGCCCCCAGTTGCAACCCGTCGCCCAGCGGCACGGGGAAGGACTCGGCGGCAAGCCTCGCCATCGCCCGACCCTCTTCAAGTGTCTCCGCGACTCGCGGCGATACCGGTGTAGCTGGATGGAGCTCCCTCCGTCGGACGGCGTCCAGCCGCCTTGCGGCCAAGCGCGCAGCATCGGTCTGGGCAACGCGCTGCTGGACAAGGCGATGCTCGGCCACCGACTCGATGAGATCTACAAGGTTCGCTATGAGGAACAGCAGATCAACCGTGAGATCTCGCTTCTGCTCGCGTCGATCACCCCAGCCGACGTTGGTGACCGCAAGGGTCCAAGCCACCGCACGCAAGGCGCTGCCATACCGCGTGACCGGCGGCAGGCGGCCGAACGGTTCCCGGGCGGCGTGATCGTAGAAGTCGGCAACCTTGGCCAGTTCACGGTTGCCGGTGATGTCCGCCGTGACATGGAGGACGTCAGAGGCCGCTGCGGCGATATCGGCGCGAAGACTCGGATCACGCAGGACGCGCATCTGCCAAGCCGCCGTCCCGGCAACTCGGGCGGCTTCCCGGTAGGCAGCGGCCTGCTCCGCGTAGTCGCCCGATGAACCCGGCGTCCACCTGCGGGGTCTGGCAGCCCGCCGGTAGGTGGCGCCATCCGTCCACCTGTGGCGCAGCTTGGGCAAGGTGAGGTCAGCGGCGAGCTTGCCACCCGAGAAGAAGATCGGTTCACCCTCCGAGTTGGTGTACTCGGGCACCGCTACGGCGTAACCCGTCACCTCGCCAGGCGTCCGGACACTGAATCTCAGCCGCACCACCAGCCCACGCTCACGCAGGACGGCGAAGAACGCCTCCTCGCTGTCCGACGCTGCGGCGACGGCGGCCACATGCCGACGCAACGCGACCCGAGGCGGCTCCTCCAACCCGGCACGGTGAGCCCGTTCCAGCTCGGCCCGCGAAGGACGGGGCGCTCCCGTCCGATCCGAAGGCGCAGTGCGACACAGCCCATATCGCTGCTCGACGATCTGGCACGCTGTGCGGGCCTTGAGGTAGTCGCGGTTGATGTTGGGTCTCCGGCCGTCCTCTCGCGCGAGTGTGGCCACGACATGGATGTGATCGTCCGCGTGACGCACCGCGATCCAGCGGCACGCATCAGCATCGTCGCGCGGTGCGATGCCGGTTTGGTGCATCAGCTCCTCAGCAACGTCGGCCCACTCCTCATCGGTCAAGGCCCGATCTGCAGGGGCCGTCCGCAGCGAGCATTGCCAGACCGGGTCCGCTGGCCGGCTTCGCCTCATCGTCTCCAAAGGAGAGCGCAGCGCCTCGGCCAGCGGCCGGAGAACACGCTTCTCGTCCGCGCGTCGCACTGGTTCCAGAGCAGCCGGGTGCCGGTACCCGGCAACGATGTGAGGGTCGGCGTGCTCGTTCCGCTTGCCTGGCCCGTACAGATAGCGCAGCAGGTTGCCGACATCAACGCCGCGCGTGACTTTCGCGATCACGGCAGACGTCTGCTCAGTTCCACGATGACGGCTTCCGCCCGCCGCACGACCTGGAAGCAGTACGCCGCCAACCACTGCACCGATTCCGGGACCTCGTTGTAGGTGTTGGCATGGCGCACGAGCTGGTTGAGGTTGACACCGACCGCGTTGACCTGACGGCTGGCATTCCGCAGCTCGGCATGCAGCGCCACGAGCTCTCCGTCCAGGGGACGCTGCTCCCGAATCGCAGTGCGCACCGTCCTTACGATGAACGCGCTACAGGCGAGCCCGGCACCCGTAGCCGCCTCGTGGATCTCTTCGTACTCCACGTCGCTGACGCGGATTCTCAGCTCTCGCTCTCGCCGCCGCCCACCACCGAGCTTCGCTCTGCGCTGCAGCGGTCCTGACTCGCTGTTTTGCCTGGATGTCGTCATACACCTCCGCTCCCGGCATTTGGGGACCACGTCGGTCCCTACCTGGCCAGTGTGAGCTTCCGGGCGGAAGTTATCCACAACAGGTAGCGCTCTACCAGCTATCTTGCATCCCGTTCTGGACTGATTATCGAGCAATCTAGTATGCCCGATTAATATCAACCGAGAATCTGATTATGGTGCTCGATGTCAAGTGCTATCACAACGTTCATTCTTTGGGCGACCCTCTCGATATCCGCTCTGCGAAGCGAGAACAGGAATCGCCCGGAACACGGTCGATGTCAGTTTCGATCGCTCGTTCTGCCGTAGGGGAGGCTGCTCCGACCACCATCGCAGCATCTCGCGCCTACCCGATCAGAGCTTTCACCGCCGAGATCTCATCCCCGACGATCACTAGCTTGCGCCCGAGCGTGGTGCAGGCGTCGTGCCTTAGGATTGCGCGTGCACCGAGACGCTGCCACGAGAGCCGATTCCTGAGGATGGCGCACCTGGTCCTCCGCCTATCCACGTAACGCGTGCACCTGCCGCGCGCACCACGAATCCGAGTTCCCTACGCTAGCCCTTTGCTGATAATTTGGGCGGGGGTCGCAGGTCTCCAACTCCCCTCGACAAACTTGTGATCGAAAGGCCCGGAGGACGAAATCCGCCATTCGGACCACAATCCCCTGAACCGAGGGTTTACCGTCGATTACGCCGAGAGCTGCCCGAACAATGCTCGGGAAAGATCTCTGCCGACTTCGTCGGCTCCAGCCTCCAGCGCCGCCACGCTGACGGACTCATCCGGTTCAGTCCGGCAAATGCCACCCGTGCGGCCCAAGCCCAAAAGTTGAGCACGTGTACGCGAGCGATACGGATCAAAAGTATCGACGCTAAGGGACGAACTCGCTGGCACACCACCTGCGACGATGACACGCCCACCTCGGCGGATGCCCAACGCGCCGGTCAGGCGCAACATCTCAGCGAACTGCTTCGGTAGCACCTCTCGATCCAGGATGGGGCCCATCCCGTCTCTCGGGAGAGTTGCACGCGTGGAGATCTGCCCGGTCTTATACAGCCGAACTTCCCTGATCTCTCCACTCCGGGGCTCGTCCCACGCGCGCCCCCGACCACTCGCGACACTGGCTGCGACATAATCCTGGGATTGGGAAATTTCGAGAGCTTTGTCACTCTCGAAGTATTCGGTTCTGCGGATCCGCTTCACCAGTGAAGCAGAGATCTCATTCATTTCACGAGCCGAATACCCGTGGCACTCCAGCGGAAGAACATGTAGTTCGAGCAGGGAGCCCTGGCTAGTATCGAAGTGGCGCCCTTCACCAGGTTCCGCAATCCAACTGAGGGCGGGCCTCTCTGCTAACTTCCTGAAATCCAGGTGGGATGGTTTCGATTCAGCTCACGCAACCCCTGGACGACCTTCGTCTGAAGTTCCGCACTATTGGAAAAAGAATCTCGAAAGACACCCGTCGCGTACGCCTGCACGATCCGGCTGAATTCTTGCTGATCAGGCTCGAATCTAACCCCATTTTTGCGGTAGACCAGGCGCGGCTTCCCCAACTGCTGTGCGTACACCCATTCGTCATGTGTAGCCGAGTGCCCAGTTTCCAGGAAAACATGTCCGTAGTTGGGCCCCAGAAGAAGCAGATAGACATCTGCAGACTCCAGAGCCGTCAGGCATGCCTCCCTGCTCGGCACGGGTTGGGCCGAGAAGTCTTCGAACAGCACTGGCGTATGCCCCAATGCCATGATCAGACCGCGGAGGGAGTCACGCTCTTCCTCCAAGCCCTCCCGTACGCTGCTTATGAAGACTTTCACGCTACGGTGTCTCCACTGGTCGCGGTTGGCTTGCGGGCCAGGCTGGCCCTTGCATCACATGGTATCCAAATGCAGTCGAGGTGGAGTTGGATGGCCGAGGTTTCCGAGGAAGCAATACGCGCCTACTGGAAGGAGCATCGGGAGCAGTTGCGCCAGTGTGAGACTCAGCGCTCAACGCTGACCAACCTCCTGATCGTCATCACAGCCGCCCTGAGCGCCCTGATCGTTCAGCAGCGCTTCTCGCTGTACATCCTGCCCCTGTGCGTGTTCATCTCGATGGCTGGCCTGTATGGCGCTGTGGCTGTCTCGAAGTATTACGAGAGGGCCGCCTACCACCTGTCACAGGCACGTGCTTTGACCAGAGAGCTCAGAGAGCGCGGAGTGTTGGGCACAGATGGAAAGCTGGTGCGAGCCCGTGCGGATCACTACCGGGCCTTCCCTCGGATGCATCGCATCCGCCTTCATCGGCTGTGGGTGGTCCTCCACCTCGCCATCGGGTCCTACGGACTATCCCTGATGTTGGTCAGTGTGGTCATGGCCTGACTAGGAGGGAAGTGCGGGCTTGGCGGCGCCGGGGGTTGACGCCGAGTCGGTCGCAGACGGGAATCACGCGCGTTAGGTCGTTAATCAGCAGCAGCGTGCCCAGCCGAGACCCGATCCCGATCCAGGACAGGGAGGCGGTGATGGCGGTCCTTCGATCTTTGGAACCTGGCGGTCGTTCCAGCGCTATACGCGGGGCAACTCGCGCAAGCAGTGCCCATCTGGACTCAAATGTCATCAGCGACCGGCGAGAGGTCAGTCCGGCTTGGGAAGTGGCGATCAGGATCAGACGCCCTCGGTGTAAAGGGAGGGCCCCTGCCGCACACCTCGCTCAAGTGGAATGGTCGGGTAGGAATGGGCTCGGTTGGCCGGTGTAGGAGACGTACAGTGCGTCACGCGCCCGGGTGCCGGCGACGAAGAACAGGCAGCGTTCCCGCTGGAGATCGTGAGCATGCGCCGTCGGGTCCTCGTCCTTCTCAGTGAGCGCGAAAGCGGCCGGCAAGGCCTCGGCATCCGCGCCGATCACGGCGACGCAGCGGAACTCCAGCCCCTTCATGCGATGCATGGTGCCGACTCGCACGCTTTCCTGGGCCGACTCGCTGGCCGCAAGGGAAGCCGTGCTGATCCCCGCGCCGGCGAGCGCCTGTTCGATCTTGCCGACACCGCTCACGAAGCGCGTCGCGACCCCGATGGCATGGGGCTCGACACCGGCGTCGAGCCAGGCCCTGATCTGCTCCACCAGCGCATCGAGCTCCGAGCTTCGGTCGGAGAATCCCCTGACGGCCGGTCGCCGCCCGTGCAGGGACGACCGGTACCCCGCCAAGCTGTCCTGCGCATCGTCCAGCCCGGCGACCGGCTCGACTCCGAGCAGGCGCACCGCCCAATTGAGGATCTCCGCGGTTGTGCGGTAGCTGAGCTTCAGTTTGTGGCTGCGCCCGGTGACGCTGATGCCGAGGCTCTTCAGCGAGACCCTGTGATCGTAGATGCGCTGGTGTGGATCACCGACGATGAACAGGTCGTTCGGCCCTACCGCGACGGCCGCGCGAAGGATTCGCCACTGTGCGGGGTACAGGTCCTGGGACTCGTCGACGATGATGTGCCGGTAACGCGGAAGGGCCTCGGCGGAGAGGATCCGCGCGGCCTCCGCCGCGATCTGCATGTGGGTGCGAGCGTGCGTACCTGCCAGCAGTTCTAGGAACCGGGAGATCGCCGCCCACGCCTTCTTCCGCTGCTCGGGGCTGAGCTGCTTACCCCGTCCCCGGCGGACGCAGCCGAGATACGCCTCCCGGCCGAGGAGGTCCTGGGCCAGGATGACCTGCTCCCACTCGCGGTGCAGGAATGCGGCCGAGAACGGTGCGTCCGTCTCAGTGATCGCGATGTTCCAGAGTACTTGGATCTCAGCGCTTCCGGCGATCTTCGGGCTGTGACCGTTGGCCTTCTTGACGATCCGGTAGGCCAGCTTGTCGATATTGATCACCTCGATCCGACCACGGACCTCGGGATCATCGACGAGGAGATCAAGTTGGCGGGCGAGGGTCTCGGCGAGGGTCGTGGTGAAGGTCGTCACCAGTACGGGCTCGCCCTGCTCGGCAAGGTGACTGGCGCGGTGCAGGGCGGTGACCGTCTTGCCCGTCCCAGCTCCTCCCGTCACCTGGACGGGGCCGTTGTACGAAGGGCGCCGGGCGAGCCTGCGCTGGGCCGGATGCAGGAAGACGCGCCAGAGCGCGAAGGGGTGGGCGAGCATCTGCGCCAACTCGTCCGGGCCGGAGACGAACACCACGTCGCCCGGTGACCTCTCCATGGCCTTGACCAGGTCGGAGGTGTCCACGTCCTCGGGCGGCGAGGAGTCGGGAAGGAGCTGGCAGATCTCCTCCCACGCCTCCTGGGCGGACATGCCGCTCGCGAGCGCCACGAGCGCGAGGTACTGCGGCTGGGGGAGCATGCTCTCCAGCGCGACCAAGTGGTCTTCACTGGTCAGCAGGCGGACGATCGGCAGCACCTCCGCGTCCAGCCCGAGGTTGATCAGTTCGCCGTCGTCGTATTCCGCGAACAGCCGTTCGGGCTGCGCCTGCGCCAGCGCGTCAAGTGCCGGCCTGACCTGCGCGAGCGCCGTCGCGTCGCGGACCTCGAGGACGCCCAGCTTCTGGTGCACGCTGAACTTGCGGCTCTTGGCATACTTGATGGCGGCGTCGTGCTCCATCACCGCGATGAGGCAGTACACGTCGCCGGTCTCGGGCTTGAGCACGATCCCGCGCCGCCCTCCGTCGATGCGGATCGTGCGCACGTTGGGGTCTTCGGCGCCCTGCAGCTTCTCCAGATGGAGGCCCGCGAAGGTGTGGTGCTCGAATCGGCTGATCGCCTCATCGACCGACTTGCGCACCGTTTTCTCCAGGTTTGCATAGCCGGTCAGAAAGCTCTTCGCGATCGCGAGTCTCGGCACGCTTGTTCGCCTCCGTGGTATCCCGGGTCAGAGGGCGGTTCACGGTGAATTCTCGTGATTGTTAGGGCAGGATGTCCACCTGAGCGCGACGGGGAGCGGGGAAGCATGGCGGAAACGGTGGCACTCGACAGTGACGTTCCGGCCCACGGGCAGCTCGTCACGGTACGCAATCGCGTCTGGGTCGCCGCCAACGTCGTGCCGGGGACGGTGAGCAGCGCGACCGACAGCATGCTGACCGGCCGCACGCCCCACCTGGTGGAACTGGTCAGCATCGAGGACGACGCCCGCGACGAGCGCCTGGAGGTGGTCTGGGAGCTGGAGCCCGGTGCGGTCGCCCACGACCAGCACGCTCTGCCCCATCCGGGCCGGGGGTTCGACGACCCTCGCGAACTCGACGCGTTCCTGGACGCGGTCCGCTGGGGCGCCATCGCCTCCGCCGACCGCACGGTGCTCCAGGCGCCGTTCCGGTCGGGCGTGCAGATCAAGGACTACCAGCTCGACCCGGTGGTGCGGGCCCTGTCCATGCCCCGGACGAACCTGCTGATCGCCGATGACGTCGGGCTCGGCAAGACGGTCGAGGCCGGTCTGGTGATGCAGGAGCTCATGCTCCGCCACCGGGCCCGCACGATGCTGATCGTCTGCCCCGCCGGCCTGACGCTTCAGTGGCAGGCCGAGATGCGCGACAAGTTCGGCCTCGACTTCGTCGTGCTGGACTCGGCGCTGCTCAAGGAGCTGCGCAGGTCGCGCGGCCTGTATGTGAACCCCTGGGAGCACTACCCACGGATCATCGTCAGCGTCGACTGGCTCAAGCGCGACCGGCCGAGGCGCCTGCTGCGCGACATCCTGCCCGACGTCCCGAAGTATCCGCGCAGGTTCGACATGCTCGTCGTCGACGAGGTCCACACGTGCGCGCCCACGACGCGGGGGCGTTACGCGATGGACTCCAAACGGACCGAGGCGATCCGCCTGCTGGCGCCGCACTGCGAGCACCGCCTCTTCCTGTCCGCGACGCCGCACAACGGCTTCCCGGAGTCATGGGCGGCCCTCCTCGAGCTCCTCGACGACCAGCGGTTCGCGCGCGACGTCCCGCCGGGCGAGGAGCAGCTCGCGCAGATCATGGTGCGGCGGCTCAAGCGGGAGCTGCCCAGGCGCTGGGACGGGTCCCCGGAGTTCCCCGAGCGTGTCACGTCCTACCTGGAGACCGCCTACTCCGACGAGGAGCGCCAGGCGCACGCCAAGCTCGCGGCCTATGCGGCGAACCGGCGCAAGGCCGCGGCCTCCGAGGGCGGCCGCACCGCCGCCGACTTCGTGACG is a genomic window of Actinomadura citrea containing:
- the alaS gene encoding alanine--tRNA ligase; protein product: MHSTDIRSTFLGFFQERDHRVVPSSPLIPSDPTLLLANAGMNQFKPYFLGESTPDHPRAVSVQKCARTSDIENVGRTTRHTTFFEMLGNFSFGDYFKAEVIPWAWELLTRHYNLDPLRLWVTVYLDDDEAVRLWRRLGVPSERIQRLGMEDNYWSMGIPGPCGPSSELHYDRGPSFGREGGPAVDGERYQELWNLVFMQNLRGEGPGKDGYPILGALPARNIDTGLGLDRLAAVLQDVDTVCETDLLAPAFRLVQEMAGRPYPGRDGSDDSTSFRVVAEHSRSIAFLIADGVMPARDGRGYVLRRLMRRAIRHARRLGIDGPALPALTSSVVGTLGETWPELSRRSELIEQVVTAEEEAFERTLRQGSQILDTAIGRATTAISGRTAFELHDTYGFPIDLTIDAARSAGLTVDEEAFAELLEAQRRQAHRAGQGRKGSAVARQDLYRRVAAAHGLTDFVGYSSETAETQIGALLGSDGEVPTATEGDELEVVLTRSPFYAESGGQVGDTGTIRTSGATLDVLDTRPGLDGLHVHTVRIVDGEVRPGDEAEATVDADRRAATARSHSATHVLHAMLRRTLGDHAAQRGSRVEPGRLRFDFAHFSPVDTNLVQTLVNDYLLDDPEVRVWETTRTEAERAGAVALFGERYGDEVRIVDIGDASRELCGGTHVGHGSQAGPVHIVGEASIGTGLRRIEALTGADALRHHDRATLLLEELAALLNVRPDQAPDRLRERLETLAETRRSLETMHRAELDRHTDRLASLAEPLPGGWLVAHTIPGLTGSDLRTIATGVLTRRDQRGLVVLGTESDGKAVLVAAAGASTGVQARDLLSDAAREVGGGAGGRGPVANAGGRRPENLPKAITTAAARARTLLAADQA
- a CDS encoding helix-turn-helix domain-containing protein — translated: MKQMSQDELLALPTTVSVETAARALGLGRTRAYQLAQQGQFPCKVIRIGTSYRVVTVDLRRLLGIEPS
- a CDS encoding relaxase/mobilization nuclease domain-containing protein; translation: MIAKVTRGVDVGNLLRYLYGPGKRNEHADPHIVAGYRHPAALEPVRRADEKRVLRPLAEALRSPLETMRRSRPADPVWQCSLRTAPADRALTDEEWADVAEELMHQTGIAPRDDADACRWIAVRHADDHIHVVATLAREDGRRPNINRDYLKARTACQIVEQRYGLCRTAPSDRTGAPRPSRAELERAHRAGLEEPPRVALRRHVAAVAAASDSEEAFFAVLRERGLVVRLRFSVRTPGEVTGYAVAVPEYTNSEGEPIFFSGGKLAADLTLPKLRHRWTDGATYRRAARPRRWTPGSSGDYAEQAAAYREAARVAGTAAWQMRVLRDPSLRADIAAAASDVLHVTADITGNRELAKVADFYDHAAREPFGRLPPVTRYGSALRAVAWTLAVTNVGWGDRREQKRDLTVDLLFLIANLVDLIESVAEHRLVQQRVAQTDAARLAARRLDAVRRRELHPATPVSPRVAETLEEGRAMARLAAESFPVPLGDGLQLGAAPAPHPSQRSSPRKGAPGR
- a CDS encoding plasmid mobilization protein — translated: MTTSRQNSESGPLQRRAKLGGGRRRERELRIRVSDVEYEEIHEAATGAGLACSAFIVRTVRTAIREQRPLDGELVALHAELRNASRQVNAVGVNLNQLVRHANTYNEVPESVQWLAAYCFQVVRRAEAVIVELSRRLP
- a CDS encoding DUF4062 domain-containing protein; this encodes MKVFISSVREGLEEERDSLRGLIMALGHTPVLFEDFSAQPVPSREACLTALESADVYLLLLGPNYGHVFLETGHSATHDEWVYAQQLGKPRLVYRKNGVRFEPDQQEFSRIVQAYATGVFRDSFSNSAELQTKVVQGLRELNRNHPTWISGS
- a CDS encoding UvrD-helicase domain-containing protein, whose amino-acid sequence is MPRLAIAKSFLTGYANLEKTVRKSVDEAISRFEHHTFAGLHLEKLQGAEDPNVRTIRIDGGRRGIVLKPETGDVYCLIAVMEHDAAIKYAKSRKFSVHQKLGVLEVRDATALAQVRPALDALAQAQPERLFAEYDDGELINLGLDAEVLPIVRLLTSEDHLVALESMLPQPQYLALVALASGMSAQEAWEEICQLLPDSSPPEDVDTSDLVKAMERSPGDVVFVSGPDELAQMLAHPFALWRVFLHPAQRRLARRPSYNGPVQVTGGAGTGKTVTALHRASHLAEQGEPVLVTTFTTTLAETLARQLDLLVDDPEVRGRIEVINIDKLAYRIVKKANGHSPKIAGSAEIQVLWNIAITETDAPFSAAFLHREWEQVILAQDLLGREAYLGCVRRGRGKQLSPEQRKKAWAAISRFLELLAGTHARTHMQIAAEAARILSAEALPRYRHIIVDESQDLYPAQWRILRAAVAVGPNDLFIVGDPHQRIYDHRVSLKSLGISVTGRSHKLKLSYRTTAEILNWAVRLLGVEPVAGLDDAQDSLAGYRSSLHGRRPAVRGFSDRSSELDALVEQIRAWLDAGVEPHAIGVATRFVSGVGKIEQALAGAGISTASLAASESAQESVRVGTMHRMKGLEFRCVAVIGADAEALPAAFALTEKDEDPTAHAHDLQRERCLFFVAGTRARDALYVSYTGQPSPFLPDHST